One genomic region from Listeria monocytogenes encodes:
- a CDS encoding LytR/AlgR family response regulator transcription factor has protein sequence MLPVFICEDNRMQRERLTKYIEDYIMVEHFDMKLELSTGDPFELVSRMPTHQGMGLYFLDIDLGQPDMNGFELAQEIRKFDPRGFIIFITTHAELSYMTFTYKVEALDYIIKDDIDLLHDRVLACMKQAEERISNDQDMQKYFTFKVSDKKIIHELLDDILFFETAPTIHKVILHGKNRQVEFYGKLKNIEKMLDESFYRCHRSYIVNKKNIHELDTTKGVVKMSNGENCYASSKLIKSLSL, from the coding sequence ATGCTACCGGTTTTTATTTGTGAAGATAACAGAATGCAGCGAGAAAGGTTAACGAAATATATTGAAGACTATATTATGGTTGAACATTTTGATATGAAGTTAGAACTTTCAACAGGAGATCCGTTTGAGTTAGTATCACGAATGCCTACACATCAAGGTATGGGGCTTTATTTTTTAGACATTGATTTGGGGCAGCCGGACATGAATGGTTTTGAATTAGCTCAGGAAATTCGGAAGTTTGATCCGCGTGGTTTCATTATTTTTATTACAACACATGCGGAGTTAAGTTATATGACTTTCACGTATAAGGTGGAAGCGCTTGATTACATTATTAAAGACGATATTGATTTGCTGCATGACCGGGTACTTGCCTGTATGAAGCAAGCAGAAGAACGGATTTCCAATGATCAAGATATGCAGAAGTATTTTACGTTTAAAGTGTCGGATAAGAAGATTATTCATGAACTGTTAGACGATATCTTGTTTTTTGAGACAGCGCCAACTATTCATAAAGTAATTTTACATGGCAAAAATCGCCAAGTGGAATTTTATGGTAAGTTGAAGAATATCGAGAAAATGTTGGACGAATCATTTTATCGGTGCCACAGGTCGTATATTGTGAATAAGAAAAATATTCATGAGCTAGATACGACAAAAGGTGTGGTGAAGATGTCTAACGGTGAAAATTGTTATGCATCATCGAAATTAATTAAAAGCTTGAGTTTATAA
- the pdeA gene encoding cyclic-di-AMP phosphodiesterase PdeA: protein MSGYFQKRMLKYPLYGLIAATIILSVITFFFSWWLSALVVVGGIILTVAMFYFEYRLNEDVQLYVSNLTYRIKRSEEEALVEMPMGILLYDEHYKIEWVNPFMSKYFDKAELIGESLEEVGPEFLDVITGNDEKGIMSIAWRDHRFDTIVKRKERILYLYDRTEYYDLNKKFQANKSVFAVIFLDNYDEWAQGMDDRRRSALNNLVTSMLTNWAREHRIYLKRISTDRFMAFLTEEMLKRLEEEKFQILDRIRERTSKQNIPLTLSIGIGYKEDDLIQLADLAQSSLDLALGRGGDQVVIKQPEGKVRFYGGKTNPMEKRTRVRARVISQALQELITQSDQVFVMGHRYPDMDVIGSSLGVMRIAEMNDRNAYVVVEPGKMSPDVKRLMNEIEEYPNVIKNIVTPQVALENITEKSLLVVVDTHKPSMVINKELLDSATNVVVVDHHRRSEEFVGSPVLVYIEPYASSTAELITELFEYQPDLEQVGKIEATALLSGIVVDTKNFTLRTGSRTFDAASYLRSLGADTILVQQFLKEDITTFTQRSRLVESLEIYHDGMAIATGHEDEEFGTVIAAQAADTMLSMEGVQASFVITLRPDKLIGISARSLGQINVQVIMEKLGGGGHLSNAATQLKDVTIAEAEKQLISAIDAYWKGET, encoded by the coding sequence ATGTCAGGCTATTTTCAAAAACGAATGCTTAAATATCCATTATACGGTCTGATTGCAGCGACAATTATTTTGAGCGTAATCACGTTCTTTTTTTCGTGGTGGTTATCGGCGTTAGTTGTTGTTGGCGGAATTATTCTTACGGTTGCGATGTTTTATTTTGAATATCGCTTGAATGAAGATGTGCAACTATATGTTTCTAATTTAACGTATCGGATTAAGCGTAGTGAAGAAGAAGCGCTTGTTGAAATGCCGATGGGAATACTGCTGTATGATGAACATTACAAAATCGAATGGGTTAACCCGTTTATGTCAAAATACTTTGATAAGGCAGAGTTAATCGGGGAATCTTTGGAAGAAGTAGGACCGGAATTTTTGGACGTTATTACTGGGAATGATGAAAAGGGGATTATGTCGATTGCTTGGCGTGATCACCGTTTTGATACGATAGTAAAGCGTAAGGAACGAATTTTATATTTATATGATCGCACAGAATATTATGATTTAAACAAGAAATTTCAAGCGAATAAATCTGTATTTGCGGTTATTTTCTTAGATAATTATGATGAATGGGCGCAGGGCATGGATGATAGACGTCGCAGTGCTTTAAATAATTTGGTGACGTCGATGTTGACCAACTGGGCTAGGGAACATCGTATTTATTTGAAACGGATTTCGACAGACCGATTTATGGCCTTTTTGACGGAGGAAATGTTGAAGCGGTTGGAGGAAGAGAAGTTTCAAATATTGGACCGGATTCGCGAACGGACGTCGAAGCAAAATATTCCTTTAACGCTTAGTATTGGGATTGGTTATAAGGAAGATGATTTGATTCAGCTGGCCGATTTGGCGCAGTCTAGTCTAGATCTTGCTTTAGGGCGCGGCGGCGATCAGGTTGTAATTAAGCAACCTGAAGGAAAAGTGCGTTTTTATGGTGGGAAAACAAATCCGATGGAAAAACGGACTCGTGTTCGCGCGCGTGTGATTTCGCAAGCATTGCAAGAGCTGATTACGCAAAGTGACCAAGTTTTTGTTATGGGGCACCGCTATCCGGATATGGACGTAATTGGTTCGAGTCTTGGAGTGATGCGGATTGCTGAGATGAATGATCGGAATGCTTATGTGGTTGTGGAACCTGGCAAAATGAGTCCAGATGTGAAGCGACTAATGAATGAAATTGAAGAATATCCGAATGTAATTAAAAATATTGTTACACCGCAAGTCGCACTGGAAAATATCACGGAGAAGAGTTTGCTCGTTGTTGTTGATACACACAAACCTTCGATGGTTATTAATAAGGAATTGCTGGACTCAGCTACGAATGTGGTTGTTGTCGATCATCACCGTCGTTCAGAGGAATTTGTTGGGAGTCCGGTTCTTGTTTATATCGAGCCATATGCGTCATCTACTGCCGAATTGATTACGGAGCTATTTGAGTATCAACCGGATTTAGAGCAGGTTGGGAAAATCGAGGCAACGGCGCTTCTTTCCGGGATTGTGGTTGATACGAAGAACTTTACGCTGCGGACTGGGTCGCGAACGTTTGATGCGGCAAGTTATTTACGGTCGCTTGGTGCGGACACGATTTTGGTGCAGCAATTTTTGAAAGAAGATATTACTACTTTTACACAGCGGAGTCGTTTAGTGGAGTCGCTTGAAATTTATCATGATGGTATGGCGATTGCGACTGGACATGAGGACGAGGAATTTGGCACAGTTATAGCTGCGCAGGCGGCAGATACGATGCTTTCGATGGAAGGCGTGCAGGCATCCTTTGTTATTACGCTACGTCCGGATAAATTAATCGGGATTAGCGCGAGATCGCTTGGCCAAATCAATGTGCAAGTCATTATGGAAAAACTAGGCGGTGGCGGACATTTATCGAATGCAGCCACACAGCTTAAAGATGTTACAATTGCAGAAGCAGAAAAACAATTAATTAGCGCCATTGATGCGTATTGGAAGGGAGAAACATAA
- the rplI gene encoding 50S ribosomal protein L9 — protein MKVIFLKDVKGKGKKGETKNVADGYANNFLIKNGYAVEANNAALSTLSAQKKKEDKLAAEELAEAKALKEKMENLTVELKAKSGEGGRLFGSITSKQIAQTLEKTHGIKIDKRKMDLPEAIRALGHTKVPVKLHHEVTATLDVHVSEE, from the coding sequence ATGAAAGTTATTTTCTTGAAAGACGTAAAAGGTAAAGGTAAAAAAGGTGAAACTAAAAATGTTGCTGATGGTTATGCAAACAATTTTTTAATTAAAAATGGTTACGCAGTTGAGGCTAACAATGCGGCTTTAAGCACTCTTTCAGCGCAAAAGAAAAAAGAAGATAAATTAGCTGCTGAAGAACTAGCTGAAGCAAAAGCTTTGAAAGAAAAAATGGAAAATTTAACAGTGGAATTAAAAGCGAAGTCTGGTGAAGGCGGTAGATTGTTTGGTTCTATTACATCTAAACAAATTGCTCAAACGCTTGAAAAAACACATGGTATTAAAATAGACAAACGTAAAATGGACTTACCAGAAGCGATTCGAGCTTTAGGACATACGAAGGTGCCGGTGAAGTTGCACCATGAAGTAACGGCAACACTTGATGTACATGTGAGTGAAGAATAA